One Leptospira noumeaensis DNA window includes the following coding sequences:
- a CDS encoding zinc-dependent alcohol dehydrogenase family protein — MLNKVWEIQGSFGLENLKQTTRDLSESLAPKEVLVRLTATSLNYRDYLMVIGTYNPRQKLPLIPCSDGAGVVEAVGSEVTLWKKGDRVLPIFAQKWMDGAPNMDNLRSTLGGPHDGCLANYGKFAEEGLVATPNHLTDKEAATLGCAGLTAYNAVVNFGGIEPGSDVLCLGTGGVSLFALQFAKMMGARVIITSSSDEKLERAKTLGADVTINYATKTNWERDVRKVTKMAGADLIIEVGGAGTMQKSMMSVKPYGTIALIGVLAGGESSLSLYPILMQGVKVQGVIVGSRADFEKMNRAIEQNKMKPVVDKVFGWEEVPEALQYLQTGKHFGKVVVSWE, encoded by the coding sequence ATGTTAAACAAAGTATGGGAAATCCAAGGATCATTCGGATTAGAAAACCTAAAACAAACGACAAGGGATCTTTCTGAATCACTGGCTCCTAAAGAAGTTCTCGTTCGCCTAACAGCAACTTCACTGAATTATCGCGATTATTTAATGGTGATTGGAACATACAACCCCAGACAAAAACTTCCCCTCATCCCTTGTTCTGATGGAGCCGGTGTGGTGGAAGCCGTTGGATCTGAGGTCACTCTTTGGAAAAAAGGAGACCGGGTGCTTCCCATTTTTGCGCAGAAGTGGATGGACGGGGCACCCAATATGGACAACCTCCGTTCGACTCTCGGCGGCCCACATGACGGCTGTTTAGCGAACTATGGAAAATTTGCAGAAGAAGGACTTGTCGCCACGCCAAACCATCTAACCGACAAAGAAGCCGCCACCTTAGGATGTGCGGGCCTTACCGCTTACAACGCCGTTGTGAATTTTGGAGGGATTGAACCTGGATCCGATGTACTTTGTTTAGGCACTGGTGGTGTTTCTCTATTTGCCTTACAATTTGCAAAAATGATGGGAGCTCGGGTCATCATCACATCATCCAGTGACGAAAAACTAGAACGTGCTAAAACTCTTGGGGCTGACGTTACCATCAACTATGCAACCAAAACCAACTGGGAACGAGATGTTCGAAAAGTAACCAAGATGGCCGGAGCCGATCTCATCATCGAAGTGGGTGGTGCCGGCACCATGCAAAAATCCATGATGAGTGTCAAACCATACGGAACCATTGCTCTCATCGGTGTCCTTGCTGGTGGAGAATCTAGTCTTTCTCTCTATCCGATTCTTATGCAAGGAGTCAAAGTCCAAGGTGTGATTGTCGGAAGCCGCGCCGATTTTGAAAAAATGAACCGAGCCATCGAACAAAACAAAATGAAACCCGTTGTGGACAAAGTGTTCGGTTGGGAAGAAGTCCCAGAAGCCTTACAATATTTACAAACAGGGAAACATTTTGGAAAAGTAGTAGTGAGTTGGGAATGA
- a CDS encoding ankyrin repeat domain-containing protein, protein MKFKFSLSLVFVLFVTFFVNCFAYHIKNGNVGPVASALDKGQDINEKNEEGNTPLMLASRYKQHEMMRLLLGRGAKINETNLKGETALMLSAVWGNLEGVKILLEHGANPNILKPNGDSVLHSATVTGDEEIAFLLIKHGAEVKGNQQTQAGLLYWASHSCSLKLVTYYLGKSINPEWKYLYGYTPLMTVCATYKDAKEAVNPEKIVKLLIEHKANVNARSDAGATPLHAAASAPNFFLAKALIENGAEVNALDNLGETPLMKSVGSGFTYYVEVRVIKLLLLNGADKTVKDNLGKTAYDHATKNRLPNQYLDLVR, encoded by the coding sequence ATGAAATTCAAATTTTCTTTGTCTTTAGTATTTGTTTTGTTTGTGACTTTTTTCGTTAATTGTTTCGCATACCATATCAAAAACGGAAATGTCGGTCCAGTTGCTTCGGCACTTGACAAAGGCCAAGACATCAATGAAAAAAATGAGGAAGGGAACACTCCCTTAATGTTGGCATCTCGTTACAAACAACATGAGATGATGAGGTTGTTACTCGGTCGTGGCGCTAAAATTAATGAAACAAATTTAAAAGGAGAAACTGCCTTAATGTTGTCTGCGGTCTGGGGAAACTTGGAAGGAGTTAAAATTCTCCTAGAACATGGAGCCAATCCAAATATCTTAAAACCTAATGGTGACTCTGTACTTCATTCTGCAACAGTCACCGGTGATGAAGAAATTGCCTTCCTTTTAATCAAACACGGTGCTGAAGTCAAGGGCAATCAGCAAACTCAAGCTGGCCTATTGTACTGGGCATCCCATTCTTGTTCCTTAAAACTTGTTACATATTATTTAGGTAAAAGCATTAACCCAGAATGGAAATATCTTTATGGTTATACTCCGCTCATGACAGTTTGTGCTACCTACAAAGATGCCAAAGAAGCTGTGAATCCCGAAAAAATTGTAAAACTGTTAATAGAGCATAAGGCGAATGTAAATGCAAGATCGGATGCAGGTGCAACTCCTTTACACGCTGCGGCTTCAGCCCCAAATTTTTTCCTGGCCAAGGCATTGATCGAAAACGGAGCAGAAGTGAATGCACTTGATAATCTAGGAGAAACTCCCCTAATGAAAAGTGTGGGTAGCGGTTTTACATATTACGTTGAGGTAAGAGTGATCAAACTGCTTCTTCTGAATGGTGCAGACAAAACTGTCAAAGATAACTTGGGGAAAACCGCTTATGACCATGCTACAAAAAATCGATTACCTAATCAGTATTTAGATTTAGTCCGCTAA